The genome window GGTCCTCTTCGTTGACCACTGACCCGTCACAGCGCTCCAGACAGCCCCACCTCTGCTCCTCTGTCACCACCAAGTCACTGTAGCTAGGGGGAGCTGTgaatacacacacagcatagGATTAACTTGGgagaacacacataaacacacaaacaatacacagtacgaacacacacacacagtacacaaacacacagtacacgcacacacacacaggtgtatgTCGTACCCTCAGGTCTCTCTGGCCAGCTGATGCTACTACAGTAGCTGCTGATGCTGCTTGTTCGATTGGGGAATGCGTGGAGGGGGATGGTCCCGATCACCAACGGCAACGATAGAGACAGGTTCAACCCCCCAGGGATGTCCACATacacctgagagagacagagaggtagatatTGTCTTATTGACAGCTCAAGTAATGATATACCATAAAGATAACCTTTACAGTACATGACTGTGAAGATCCTGCTAAACCAGTTCGATTTTGCGAGCCGATTTGACTGACAACACTTATTTACCATTCTACAATATTAATACATGTATTACCatataaactatacactatatTATAATTTCTCACCACCAGTGTGTACTCCACTCTGATGAGTGGACAGTCCAGGATGGATGGGGACACCGGGGGTATGTGGAGGAGTTTTCCATCCCAGCTCTGGCTCTTCCCCTGGGGTAGGGTGTCCCCACGCAGGGCTGCCATCTGCTGCTGGAGCTGCCTGGCCTTGCCCTTGGCGAAGTAGGTCTGGGTCTGGCTCAGCGCTGCCTTGGGCACCACCACCCTGGACGAACAGTTCTCCACCTCTGCAAAGATCTGGATGGACTCAcctagaagaggaggagaggaaagaggagaggaggaggctgtGAGATGGGGGTGGTATGTGAGGGGGGaatgggacagtgtgtgtgtgtgtgtgtgtgttactcaccTGGCGTGTATCCCTTCCTCTCTATCTTGGCGCTGAGTGAGATGGGTCCCGAGGCACAGAACCAACAACATAAGGTCTTGTCCTTAGTGCCAGCTTGAGGGGCCTAGACACAGACATTTCACATAaactgtgagcatgtgtgtgcgtgagatgtgtgtgcatgcatgtgtgtttgtgtgtggatgtgtaCTCCACAATCCTCACCAGCAGCCGCGGTGTGTTGATATCGATGTGTTCAAACACAGTGAACTCTTTCTTGACTCTGACAGGCAGCAGCCATGGTCTGTAGAGCTCTGCTCTCACCCAGTACCTCACACTGCCATGCTTCCCTTCAAACGACGTGGCCAGGGgcctgagagagggggagaggaggaaagaggagaagagggggagtggggggagaggagaagaggaggggaaaagaaagggggagaggaaaagagagggggagagtagaagaggggaggagaagagaggaggagagaggtctgTAGGATTATACTTTTTACATTTCTATCTTTAGATAAGATTCCATATTTGGGGTTCAGATTTTATGTtatagctgtgtgtgtctgtgtgtggtgtgttacatACATCTGTGGTAGCAGGAAGCTAAAGGCGAATTCGTGTAATCCTGTGTTGAGAACAGTGAGGGCCTCCTCTGGACTGTCCTCATCTGAAATACAGGAAAACAAGATTCCAAATACCATACCTGACACACACTAATCTACACACACCCACCATTTCATTTCATTGTTTCACATTGTGCTTTCAAGTGCCTCCTTCCAAGTCAACACCAAGATAATAAACCCAGTAGTAAATGCTGGACGACACATAAGAGGACATTAAATGTTTTTTATAACACACCACACAAATTCACACATAATAAATGCTTTATAACACATAAAACCCAGTCATGGTATTTCATTTGAATATTACCCATTGTGTCAGGTCATAAACGCATCAAATACATTTCATCCATGAACACTTCAGATActacagagcacagcagagaCCTGAAGACACACCCAGGCTGAGCAAACATACATCCCCTTTCACTTCCTTTATCTACATGTTATTGTATACGTTGATGTGTGAATCTCTGATCATCTATTTTCTGCCACCTCAGCAGTCTTGTATGTTCTCTTTTGCAGCTGAGAGcattgtgtatgtgcgtgtgtgtgttgttaaaTCACACCGGCAGCGCGAGGAGAGCAGGAGCAGACTGGTATGAACCAGAATGAGCAGCGGATTTTCAGCATGATACTCCAATGCATACATACTTAGCTTGCCATTGGAGGAAAGCTAACCTGGTCCCGCCCCTCCACCAAGCCCCTTTATGAATGGCCATGTGTTCTGTAATATGggagaattgagagagagagagacatgaacagagagatagggagggtaggagagagagaaagaaaaagggagggagatagaaagaTTTAGGTATTGAGTGATagtcagagacagagggagggagtttgacagacagacagacagacagacagacagacagacagacagatctgtctgtctatttgagagaaataaagaggGAC of Salmo salar chromosome ssa01, Ssal_v3.1, whole genome shotgun sequence contains these proteins:
- the LOC106568345 gene encoding arrestin domain-containing protein 3 isoform X2 — translated: MPLATSFEGKHGSVRYWVRAELYRPWLLPVRVKKEFTVFEHIDINTPRLLAPQAGTKDKTLCCWFCASGPISLSAKIERKGYTPGESIQIFAEVENCSSRVVVPKAALSQTQTYFAKGKARQLQQQMAALRGDTLPQGKSQSWDGKLLHIPPVSPSILDCPLIRVEYTLVVYVDIPGGLNLSLSLPLVIGTIPLHAFPNRTSSISSYCSSISWPERPEAPPSYSDLVVTEEQRWGCLERCDGSVVNEEDQGTLRAYITEFRYQPPPLYSEVDPNPEPGCGGQVVRRPDLCPSR
- the LOC106568345 gene encoding arrestin domain-containing protein 3 isoform X1; amino-acid sequence: MVLGKVKTLAVYFDYLNDNNVPVYSGGDSVSGRVIIEVTGEVRVKTLNITARGVAKVRWTESRNAGANTAYTQNYTEEVEYLNHSDTLIGEERDEDSPEEALTVLNTGLHEFAFSFLLPQMPLATSFEGKHGSVRYWVRAELYRPWLLPVRVKKEFTVFEHIDINTPRLLAPQAGTKDKTLCCWFCASGPISLSAKIERKGYTPGESIQIFAEVENCSSRVVVPKAALSQTQTYFAKGKARQLQQQMAALRGDTLPQGKSQSWDGKLLHIPPVSPSILDCPLIRVEYTLVVYVDIPGGLNLSLSLPLVIGTIPLHAFPNRTSSISSYCSSISWPERPEAPPSYSDLVVTEEQRWGCLERCDGSVVNEEDQGTLRAYITEFRYQPPPLYSEVDPNPEPGCGGQVVRRPDLCPSR